Part of the Anomaloglossus baeobatrachus isolate aAnoBae1 chromosome 1, aAnoBae1.hap1, whole genome shotgun sequence genome, TCTCTACCCTTATGTAAAGGCTTGTGAATTGTTAATATACATATATGAATAGCGGTAAAATATATATGTATCTTTATGCAATTTCTTTATGGTTGAAAAATAACTATGTagggtcaatttttttttttttttttttaaccaagtcCCTTAAAATATATGGTAAAGGGCATATGACACTGTATAGGCCTTTGCCTTTGGACCTCTCTCAATAAAGGGCTTCTAATAAAAGgtaaaaaattacataaaaataaagtACATCAATGTTACTTCGGATCTAACCATGATGTAGTATGAGTAGACCCATAGCCAAAGAAGCATTTAAAAAGAGAATCTCTTGCAGACGTAACATTTAAGGTGGGCATGCACATTGGACTAAGGATGGCTAAACCTGCTGAATTTAGATGACCATGTAATGTGTAACAGGCGTTTGGAAGTGTTGAGCAAAAAGATATGAAGAACCCTAGTCCAGCGCCACATTTGTAGTCAATGGCTGATAAACCATAGCACGACGAACCTCCTCCTGTTTGTATCCCTGATCATCATCATTATTGCAGCAAAAGAGGTACTGGGGATGTCGGGGGAGGTCCATAGGCCTCTGGTCCCTTGGTCACCAACTACAGACAGTCACTGGGTCAGGAACCTACTCATTTTTTGGCTGAACTCTAGTATCTAGCCAACATTTATTCAGCATACGTTGAGAAATAAATAATTAGCATACCCATTTCTTTGTTCACCTTTGACAAAAGCTGCTACCAGAGATATCCAGAAGCAATGTAATCCTCTACCCCCAAATTTAGAACACATGCACACTTGGCCAAGCTGAACATGGATGGGTACGGAGAATGTATATGACTTTCGTAACTCTATGCCACCTTCACAATATTtatgtcaaaaccaggaggtatAAAGAATAGATTTAGACTCGCTTCTAGTTTGAGTTTAAAACTTCTGACAAAAATACAGCCATGTACAAAATGGTCTTcgggaatgtgcacacaacatctttaAGACGTTGGTGGAAGTGCTTCTTCAGGAAAATTCATTCTGAAAGAGatatcatgtgcacatacccttaggatgTGATCTACTTAAAGGAGTTTCTGGGACTTAaacattgatgggctatccttaggataagcgatcaatgtctgattggtgggggACCCCTGCTGATCAGTTGTTTCAGGTGCCCACTAGTTACTGAGCTGCACAACACAGCTCCATTAACTGCATAGTAGTCTTAGCTGGATACTGTATTTTCCAATCAATAGGGAGTGAATATGAACTAGCCGGCCAAGGCCACACATTCTATTAACCAAACTGTGTAGCTCTGCAATGCAACAGTTCCAGCCGCTGGTGGCACTGGTAACAGCTAGATCAATGGTGGGCACTAAATGTTGCGCCTCCACTAAcagaacattgatggcctatccataaGTTGATGACAACCTCTCATGGCGGGTTGAAAGCATCACATCCAATCTGTTGTGTTTTTTtcccaattactaaaaattgaaaacCCTACCAAGAACAGATTTGTCACCACCAAATACAGTTCTGCTTACAGCAAATATTAACATGCAGTTTAATATGCTGCACTAACGAAACTTTGACTATATTGAAGTGGTGTATTACACTAAAATTTTACAAATCAGCACCCTCAGGCTAAAGCCACTTTCACACGGCAGTATTTTGTGTCCGTATTCATCTATAATTCTTATACAGTTTTTCTCCATATATGTTGCATAATCGGTATTGGCATACAAAATATTGACCAAAATATATCAGTTTAAAATGGCCTTCAATAAACTGATCCAATGATTCATTGAGCTGGGAAGATGCTTTTTTTCCTCATTTCAGCATAATATTTGAATACTGACAAATCCCATTATTCTGTTATTGCTTAATCATGTAGTCCTAATAACGTACTCCATATAGGTGAATAACTTGTCTTACAATATGGAAGAGCCTTATGCAGCATAGAGGGAGAATGGCTGTGCACTGGTAGCGGTAACTTCATTTATTTCTTGCAATATATAATACTTTTTGGTCACCCGCAATATATCATAATATAATGCGAATTTTTAGGTTTACAATATATGTAGCCCTTTGCACACTGCATAGTCTTGCATCAGTGGGAAGTTTTTCCGCTCTCAATTATACCGCATGTGCTATAAAAGAACTCCCAATAAAGATCATGGACATTTGTGCTATAGTTTCCCTTTATAAGCCATAACAAATATAAATTTAGGAACAGAGATTTAAGCTTGCACttatagaaatatttttttcttcAAACCACTTTATCATTCCATTTCAGTTCTCAAGAATAAAAttcaatttcttaaaaaaaaacaacaaaaaaaaaactgcacctgTAATTTTTGTCTTTACAGGTCAAAGGGTGTTGTAACCAGAAACACTTGCACAACGCCCCGACCCACATGACTGCAGCTGGCTGCTCCTACGCAGGAGGGGTTACACTAATGTAAAGCAGAATCCTTGCGGGTCCGTATTTGTACGCAAAATGTAACAGATCAGACACGTATACTGCATCTTTGCTGATGCTTTGGAGGCACTTAGACAACATGGTAAACGTATGTAAAAGATTATAAATGTGcgaaaaatgctgtaaaaaataaTGTTAATTGGGATCAACTATTAAAGAGTCTCTGCATATATACATAAACCACTATGTTAAATACTCAAAGCAATCCAGTGGCTCACACAAATGATTATTGCGGCATGCATTACAAAACTTTCTGCCAGCTTCCCTGCATGCAGCTGAAGACTTCCAGTGACACTGACACGCAAAGCAATCAAACACACGTCGCTCACCCAGCCAAGGAGTAAGACAGCCGTTTTCCTCAAAATTATCACATACATGGGGAAAATCCAAGCAAGCATGCTGCAGTGTAAAGTAACAGGGAAAGGTAGCTTCTTCCAAACTGCTCAAAAGGTCGAATCTGGGACTGGTCCACACTATGTccaattaaaatgaactttaaaaaaaaaataaatggagatTTTCAAGCAGTTGGAGGTGGAAAGCAGGCAGTACAAAAAGCCTGCAAAATCCACATTCTGCCCTGAGAGAGCTAGATCTTAGGCAAACTGAGAATGCATAGATATTTACCTCTCCCTCTCACCCTGGAAGATGGTCAGAAAGAACCGTGTAAGTTCTAGATTTGATTTCTGCCTCAAAAGTGCATTCTTAGTATTAAAGAATTAGCCCTTCCTGAGCTCCAACTCAGCCCACTTCTAACTTATGTATCCACAACATAAGATCGAAGCGATTAACCCTTTGTAGCAGAACAATTATGGGTAATGACCGGGGGATTGGACAGGGTCCCCTCTGTGGTCTAGTTGGTCCTGAAGTTGAGCCAGTTCGGCCAGTTCATTCAGCTCCTCTGACTGTCGATCCGTTTTGTGGCCGACAAGTGACCTGTAGAAGTGAACTGCAAACAGTATAAAAATCAATCCAAAGGGCACCATTATGCACGTTGAAGCTATTGCCGCTTCTTTTCCAGGACTGATGGACGTGTCATTGACTGATAGCTTGGGACTGTTCACTGGGAGAAATTTTACCCAGCATAGCAGCACAACCTCAGCGAGGAAGAGAAGAGTTCCAATCACCGTGGAGAAGGCCCATGCTATCTCTATGTGACGGTGCATCCTTTCATGGGGGGACTCCTTCACAGAGTTGAGATTGTGGACGTTGCTCACAGCTTCTATGTTCGGTAGGATGCAGGTGCTGATCATAAGAGCAAATAAGTGTACAGCGACCAACACAGTAGTACAGGCACTGAAAGCAATAAGGAGGCCGGGTGGGTAGGCATGGTTTGCATCTAGCTGAACTTCAACCATGGCAACCtaaaaaagaaagaataaaaagggAACAAAGTTACTCATTGCAAAACAGAATAAAGTTGTGCAAACATGTAAAGCTAAAATTAGGATTATGTAGAAAGATGAGTGGGCAATAGACAATTTCCTGTGCAATAACGAGAAAGGGCAAGGTGCAATTAAATCCCAGAACTGAACCACAGGACGTACAAAAGACTTTTCTGTTTAAGGTGATATGGTTTGGAAGTACGTGAACAAAATAATGACGAGTCCATTTAGTACAACTTCATATTATAcccgaaacaaaaaaaaaaaaaaaaaaaaaagaagaggaaaaacaaaTTCCTGAGGCACTCACCTCTGCATGATACTTAGATTTGtggttagaaaaaaaaataaatgaaaaaaaaaaaaaaaataattaaaattataaCTCCAACGGACAAAGTATCAGACCCGGCCGATGCGCTCTACTCTCCATCTCTTTCCCTCCTGCCCTGACTTATCCTTCCTTTGCTATTTTTCGTGATCATACTGCTTCTTAACCTTTCCTCAAATGGCTCATTATTCTTTTTGGTTCAAAACGACTATCCATGTATTATATCaatcatttaccgtatttttcggactataagacgcacctgaccataagacgcaccctggttttagaggaggaaaataaacttttaaccaaaaaatatggtcatgacacactgttatgggggtaatgtccccaaattctctactaaggtaccccattctgataaggatcctcctgccttgtatatgatcctgctcatatacccccatcctgctaataattaaTATAcccaccatccatcctgctaataatataccttccatccatcctgctcatgatatgcccccatccatcctgctcatgatatgcccccatccatcctgctcatgaaatgcccccatccatcctgctcatgaaatgcccccatccatcctgctcatgatatgcccccatccatcctgctcatgatatgcccccatccatcctgctcatgatatgcccatatccatcctgctcaagatatgcccccatccatcctgctcaagatatgcccccatccatcctgctcatgatatgcccccatccatcctgctcatgaaatgcccccatccatcctgctcatgaaatgcccccatccatcctgctcatgatatgcccccatccatcctgctcatgatatgcccccatccatcctgctcatgatatgcccccatccatcctgctcatgatatgcccccatccatcctgctcatgaaatgcccccatccatcctgctcatgatatacccccatcctggtaaatggcgtgtatcctgtggcacaggaacaaaaaaataaacgtttatacttacccttcctcactccctgaagcaccgatctctgtctcagctgcagcgccgctgtgtggagccgtcaccgtgtgtggagccgtcaccggtgtctgcagcatcgcgtcttcctgtctgtgccggcggtaagctgatcgattctggtggatactagcggcacgcacagcgatgacgttatcgcggtgcgcgccgctagtgtccagatcagctgaccgccggcacagacaggaagacgcgatgctgcaggggggcggctccacacacggtgacgggtgagtacactgattcactgcaccccgcgccgataatgatgcacggggggcagtgaatacagccgcacatgatcactccaggctgtagttgccaggggtgatcacggccggctgctaattatgcacaccccccccttcccgcccatcacccccggtttcgctgagagatgatgtgcgggaggatgggtgtgcatatgtaatgagcgggcccacgtggtcacggcaggctgctgcaggctgctacagcctgctggtgccgccgatgacccgctccaccgcggcaccctcattccccgcacccgcaaccttatagtcagaccataagacgcaccccccactttcccccaacatttggggggaaaaaaagtgcgtcttatggtccgaaaaatacggtacatactgTCATGACATTTGCGAATGTGTTGTGTCGCATAGACTTTGGTTTCGCATTGTCAGTTATAACATGGATCCATATTCTTTTAATGTATTCTTTAAaactcaataaaactttaaattggaaaaaaaaatataactcCAAATATAGCCATAACAAATCCCAGGATCAACTACCCAACTCTCTGTAATCACAGAATAATGAAGAACAGCACATTTTTACTTTCATTTAAAAGGCACTTAGAAGTAGCAGGGCAGAGAAATAGGCTCCGTGTAGCACTCACTCAACCCCATAGACGGGGAGAATAAGCACGGACAGAGACCACCCCTTTCTTTCCGATGATCATCCTATTTTATGAAAGTATAAGTCAAATATACAAGATACATGAACAAGTGTAGGTTTATCATTACAACACATCCACAAGGTAAATGCTTCAATTTGGAAAGACATTTCGCAGTGAACACCCACATAGTTGGAAActattaaaatcaatgttttacaGCCGACTACAACTGTAGCCAGGACTAGGCCCAACTAGAGACTAGTCCCAAGAGCAGGGCATGACAGAACATACATTGGGAAGCCATGAAATATATATGGTGGAATCGTGAGAGAACGTGTTTCCCCGGAAATAAGACCAAGCtggatttttttgcctttttggagtatgcttaaaatataagctctACTCCAAAACCAAGCCCTAGTTGAGCATTAACATACGAATTGTagcctgaaatagggcttgggcaggATATGCAACTTTTATTGGTATACATTGCCCTGctgtgttgctgtaagccctggaAGTTTATAGTCATATGTCGGcgagttaatggaatgaatattcacccatcTTGCTGCCCACCACCCCTCTGCCGgagtcagtgattggaacttgtgttaatgagaaaatgaatattcacctccttcCCCACCCACTCCTCTGTGCCAGTAATTCActtagaccagggttccccaactccagtcttcaggagccaccaacagtgcatgtttttagaatttccttagcattgcacaggtttTGGAATCATCTGtgcaggtaattaaattatcaTCACCTGTACAACCtacatactaaggaaatcctgaaaacatgcactgttggtgggtcttgaggactggaggtgGGGAATACTGACAGACTCATTTTACTGCCTGAGGATCGTAGTGCAATGCTCGCACTGGAGGTCGGCTCTCCTCACCTGAGCGTGACAGCTGCAGAGAAATACACAGACACGCTCAGGTCAGTGAAGCCACCAGACAGTGCGAGCATTGCGATGCGATCCTCTGGCAGTAAGAGGACAGTCTAATTGCTTCAGTGACGCAACGCAAAGGGGTGTTACAATCACTGAAGCCAGCAGGTAGGTGGGgaaggaggtgaatattcattattttattaaaataactGACGCCAGCAGAGGGGTGGGCTCGGTTATGGGAGAAGGAAGGTATAAATAATTTTTCTTTAATGGGCAACCCAATCACTGACACCTATAGAAAATATAAGTGATCCCCCAAGAATAAGCCCCAAtgcatcttttggagccaaaaataatagaatataaaatacttatttttggggaaataaaAGCAGTTGTCGTTTGGACAATCGGACAAATCATTGTTATGTTAAAAGCCATCTATTATGTATAGGGGATGTGAGGGGAAGGCTTTAGCTTCCAGGCGATACCAAGATCAATATTCTAGGTGTAACAACACTGGCCAACAAAGTTTTACTTTTTCTGTGTTAAAATGCATGAAATGCCCAGATTACATATCTGCTTTCAGAATTTTTCAATAGGGCAGAAATTTTGAATAACGTGTTTAAATTTGAGAATTTTTAAACAGAAACTACGTAATTAAAATAACTATAAAAAttgtaattatttaaaaaatatgtaGTAGTCTCCAAGCATTTTTGGGCTCCATTTCCCTTCATAATGGCCTTCAAGCAGTGCTATGTCCTGATAACACTACTCCCCATGCTAATCAATGACAGCTCCAATATTATTGGGGGGAATCTAAAATGGGAGTCCAATGAATGCATCTGGAGAGACCTAGTGCGTCACAATTTTTTGTAGAGTGCTAATAAGTCACACGATCTCTATAGTTTGGTGCTTTATGGTTACCAAGGAAGCTCACCACTACATTTTTGAACGACTCCCATGCCGGTGACTCCGGCTCTTAGTTTTGTACCAAAATCTGTGTCTTACATAATTTCCCTTATTTGTGGGCCTGCAAAAATTCCATCCTTGATCTTAGCCTCGGTGATTTGTGGAAACTTGTTTGTGAGGTATGCAAAACCCTCGCCATTATGAACCATCGCTTTGACAAAGTTCTTCATCAGCCCAAGTTTTATATTGAGTGGCGGAAGGAAAACTATTTCTGGAGTTACCAGAGAACGTTGCAGGAAATGCTTTATTCCATGAGTTAAACTGTTTCTTGgtggccacttttttttttttttgtgaaattgtGAATGGGAAGAGGTAAAGActgcaaaaagagaaaaaaaacaaaaaaaaacaaaagcaccaAAGCTATTACCTTCAGATCACCACTTGTTTTCGTAACGTTTTTTGACAGTAGAAGGTGcatattttcatatattttttacaGACTTGCTGCATAAGAGGAACAGATGGATTTATGTTGCCATTATGGAGAAGGACTTTTAAACTGGTTTTTGAAAAATCTATTAAAAAAGCCTCCATTCTTGAGGTCTGCTCTTGTCCCACTGTATCTAAGCAGAGAGTTCGCATGTTGCAGTAAACGGTCCTCTTCCATTGAAAATTAGTGCTCAAGCTCCTGCTGCCTATGGCGGAAAGAACATTTTTTGGTCCCCTTCTCTGGTGCCTGCCTTCCTGACTTTTTGATGGGTTCAGATCACAAACGAAATAATTTAGATCAATTTGGTTTGGTTTGTGGGGCTCCCCAGAGTCATCACCTAAAAAATGAAATCAGCTCTTCTTCAACCAAATCACCGTCTGAATCTTCTAGAACCAAGGTTGGTGGTGTGGGCACTGTCGGCTATGAGGGGAGACCCAGCCTAATTACTGAAGGACTGTTTGGATAATTCACTGAATTTGTTTTACTTTTTACTCCAGCAATCTTTGTCATACAAAAATAGCAATCTGTAGAATGGTCTCTTGGTTCCCTCCATACCATTGGAACAGGAAATGCAAAGTGCCATGGTTTACCATTGAGACAACTTGTGAGAAGTGCaacacaagataaaaaaaaaaaaatggcggccCAAAGTTTGCCTTGTCCAATTTTGCACTGAAAATATAAACGGCGTTCTGCTTCTTCTTCGTGATTTTAGGCTTTAACAGAATGTTACACAAGAACAAATTTACATTATATTAGCAGTTTAAAGTATAAGAAAACTTTCTGCATATCAGTTGTAATTTTAATCGCTAAGGACAGTGAGATAATGAAGCTTTTTGATATGTAACCTGCAAAACTCCAAAGTGTGCACATCCCTAAAAATTAGTCAACCTTTGAGAAAAACCGGAGCTCTGTTTGCTTCCAAAGTATAAAAACAAACCAACTTCTTAAGACCAATGCAAAGTACCAACAATCCCAGCACCTAATAAGCAAAAGTAATTTATGAAGGGGAAATGTAGACTAAATTTATTGggaaaaaacaaacatgaaaagaTTTGTGCACAAAAAAAATTTCTGATTGCAGATTCGGAATCAGCACACAAAAATGCTTAAAGAACAACCAACCATAGTCATTTAATAAAATCTATGTTGATCAgaattatgaagaaaaaaaaaaaaaagttttattctagTTTGTGACAAGGAAGAAAGATCAAAGTCTGTTACAGTCATCTGTCCCTTAATAAAAGCATTCAGTGACCTCAAGGGACCAATTAGGGGACTCTTCCATAGGTTCTCATCAACAGTCTGAAGTGCTGGGCAGTATTAGAATATATCAGGTCTCTacttttaaggtaccgtcacacataacgagattgcgagcgagatcacagctgagtcacggtttctgtgacgcagtagcgatcccgttagcgatctcgttatgtgtgacacctaccagcgatcaggcccctgctgtgagatcgctagtcgttgcagaatggtccagaccattttcttcaaaggcgatgtcctgctgagcaggacacatcgctgtgtttgacactgtgtgacagggtcacagtgactgcggaGATCGttttacaggtcgctactgcgtcctgtattgttcctgcatcgctggtaaggtctgactgtgtgacatctcacctgcaacctcccagcgacaTAGGGATCGCTggctatcaggtcacatcgttttcgggatcgctggtaagtcgttgtgtgtgactgggcctttacactgcACTGAATAGGGGATTATTCCCATAAAACTCAACAACAACAGCAACAAAAGACTCTATAGGCCATCAAATATGACAGCGTAATTAATATTCTCAAACCCTCTCATATCATTCAGGATATGACCAACATAAAATCTCACAAATCAGTCTCATAATTAACAATTAATCTACCCAGATTAAATTAACTATTCCTCCCTTCTGCTTCTGGCCCTCAATCATATAGGCGTGACTTCAGTCACCACTCGGTACATAATAAGCGGCGGCTGTAACCAGACCccgtcactgactgacagccagctctgcactGATAAAGACAGCTGTCAGTGCCTCGTTGTGTTACAGCCGCCACTCATTATGTACCGAGTGGTGACTGAAGTCGCGCCTACATGATTGAGGGCCAGAAGCAGAagggaagaataaagttaatttcctcccagcagctggGCTTTCAGTGCGGTGGTTGTGCAGCTTTAGAACGCTATAACCTGCAAATTAGTAGTGTTAGGTGACGCAACAGGTTCCTTTTATGAGTTGAAAGCACTGTTGTGCTGGTTCAATCTACCCATATTTATGCACCAACAGTAGTGAAGGCAATATAAATGATAGAATGATGCAAAGTGGATGTTGGTGGTCATGCTGACTTGCGATGATACAATAAGGCAGTACTAAATAGTTAATAAATCCATATTATGCAAACTCAAGCACCAGTAAAGATGACATCAGTTATGAAATTAGGCTGATGTCAGCTACAATGCAGCACTGCAATGATACAATGAATGAAAAGAAGGATTGCTGGGTAATCAGTAGTTTAGTGAAACATATGGGTATTGAGAATATATGTATGCCGTGTCGAGAAACCACACTGAAGTGGAAAGTGGTCACTATCTATACTGGTGTTGCCTCCTGCAGTGGGATATTATGGTGTTGAGGACTTTACACCATTGATGAAAGGAATATTTGCACTTCGCAGTAGAGCGCACTCCTCGGGCCTGTGCACATGTGTTTTTATAATAGATTTTTAGTATCTTATTttgtacataaaaacaaaaaaaacacaaccgaAAACACCGATTTGCTATACCAGCAACAAATGAGAAATCAAATctcgtgcttttttttttacttcgtATTTTAACTTTCAAAACGTTTATTAAAAACTAAAGAGGGTCAatgttttcagcatttttgcagtgtttttcactgTTTTCATATGaatgcttaaaaaaaaaacaacaaaccttaGTAAAAAGGCAATAAAAACATTGTACACGGTTATTTCTGTTGAGAGGAGTTTTAGTGCAGAACAATCTACTGCAAATTCttgacatgtgcacataccctttgtGTAATCGACAGTATAAATAGCTTAATGggtatctgtcagcaggcttttgctatgtaatctgaagacagcaggagatagaCACAGTTCAACATTGTCATTTACAAACCTTTTTACAGTTTACTTAT contains:
- the LOC142250985 gene encoding calcium release-activated calcium channel protein 1 isoform X2, with product MVEVQLDANHAYPPGLLIAFSACTTVLVAVHLFALMISTCILPNIEAVSNVHNLNSVKESPHERMHRHIEIAWAFSTVIGTLLFLAEVVLLCWVKFLPVNSPKLSVNDTSISPGKEAAIASTCIMVPFGLIFILFAVHFYRSLVGHKTDRQSEELNELAELAQLQDQLDHRGDPVQSPGHYP
- the LOC142250985 gene encoding calcium release-activated calcium channel protein 1 isoform X1, with product MLPESSPAAAQRSRPRPQQQEVKEEELSYPEWISRSYVELMSLNEHSMQALSWRKLYLSRAKLKASSRTSALLSGFAMVAMVEVQLDANHAYPPGLLIAFSACTTVLVAVHLFALMISTCILPNIEAVSNVHNLNSVKESPHERMHRHIEIAWAFSTVIGTLLFLAEVVLLCWVKFLPVNSPKLSVNDTSISPGKEAAIASTCIMVPFGLIFILFAVHFYRSLVGHKTDRQSEELNELAELAQLQDQLDHRGDPVQSPGHYP